A region from the Marinobacter bohaiensis genome encodes:
- the rpoD gene encoding RNA polymerase sigma factor RpoD produces the protein MSGSNSQKSRLKDLIARGKEQGYLTYAEVNDHLPEDIADPDQVEDIIRMINDMGIQVSEEAPDADTLLMTDGDATADETAAAEAAAALAAVETDAGRTTDPVRMYMREMGTVELLTREGEIVIAKRIEEGTRDVMAAIAHFPGTAGTVIQAYDRIVENEGRLSDIVTGFLDPDDAEPFMPEDTTPKSGNDSSSDDSSDDDDDDSEEETDNGPDPEETRLRFELLREKLATANKALEKHGRGSEKAQDALNELGQVFAPFKLANKAFEELVNVIRSTNEALRENERAIMAICVRECRMPRKDFIKTFPGNETNLDWAEGLTKGSKPHAERISERLDEIVRMQKRIANVQNDVDLTVAEIKEINRRVSIGEAKARRAKKEMVEANLRLVISIAKKYTNRGLQFLDLIQEGNIGLMKAVDKFEYRRGYKFSTYATWWIRQAITRSIADQARTIRIPVHMIETINKLNRISRQMLQEMGREPTPEELGERMEMPEDKIRKVLKIAKEPISMETPIGDDEDSHLGDFIEDIQALSPVDSATAEGLREATRSVLAGLTARESKVLRMRFGIEMNTDHTLEEVGKQFDVTRERIRQIEAKALRKLRHPSRSDHLRGFIDDHNSST, from the coding sequence ATGTCAGGCAGCAATTCGCAGAAGTCACGTTTGAAAGACCTCATCGCGCGAGGCAAAGAACAAGGGTACCTGACTTACGCCGAAGTCAACGACCACTTGCCTGAGGATATAGCGGATCCGGATCAGGTGGAAGACATCATCCGGATGATCAACGACATGGGCATCCAGGTATCCGAAGAAGCTCCAGACGCTGATACCCTGCTCATGACCGACGGCGATGCCACAGCGGACGAAACCGCTGCGGCCGAAGCCGCCGCCGCCCTCGCCGCCGTGGAAACCGACGCCGGCCGCACGACCGACCCGGTGCGCATGTACATGCGCGAGATGGGCACGGTCGAACTGCTTACCCGCGAGGGCGAGATCGTCATCGCCAAGCGCATCGAGGAAGGCACACGCGACGTCATGGCGGCGATCGCCCACTTCCCCGGTACCGCCGGTACCGTGATCCAGGCCTACGACCGCATCGTCGAGAACGAAGGCCGCCTGAGTGACATCGTCACCGGCTTCCTGGATCCCGACGACGCCGAGCCGTTCATGCCCGAGGACACCACGCCCAAGAGCGGCAACGACAGCTCCAGTGATGACTCCAGCGACGATGACGACGACGATTCCGAGGAAGAAACCGATAACGGTCCGGATCCGGAAGAGACCCGCCTGCGCTTCGAGCTGCTGCGCGAGAAGCTCGCCACCGCCAACAAGGCGCTGGAGAAGCACGGTCGGGGTTCTGAAAAGGCCCAGGACGCGCTGAACGAGCTGGGTCAGGTCTTCGCCCCGTTCAAGCTGGCCAACAAGGCGTTCGAAGAGCTGGTCAACGTCATCCGCTCCACCAACGAGGCGCTGCGCGAGAACGAGCGCGCCATCATGGCGATCTGCGTGCGCGAATGCCGCATGCCGCGCAAGGACTTTATCAAGACCTTCCCGGGCAACGAGACCAACCTGGACTGGGCGGAAGGCCTGACCAAGGGCTCCAAGCCGCACGCCGAGCGGATCAGCGAGCGTCTGGACGAAATCGTGCGCATGCAGAAGCGCATCGCCAATGTTCAGAACGACGTCGACCTGACCGTCGCGGAAATCAAGGAAATCAACCGTCGCGTGTCCATCGGCGAAGCCAAGGCCCGCCGCGCCAAGAAGGAAATGGTGGAAGCCAACCTGCGTCTGGTTATCTCCATCGCCAAGAAGTACACCAACCGTGGCCTGCAGTTCCTGGACCTGATCCAGGAAGGCAACATCGGCCTGATGAAGGCCGTCGACAAGTTCGAATACCGTCGCGGTTACAAGTTCTCGACCTACGCCACCTGGTGGATCCGTCAGGCCATCACCCGCTCCATCGCGGACCAGGCGCGGACCATCCGGATTCCGGTGCACATGATCGAGACGATCAACAAGCTCAACCGGATTTCCCGCCAGATGCTGCAGGAAATGGGCCGCGAGCCCACCCCGGAAGAGCTGGGCGAACGCATGGAGATGCCGGAAGACAAGATCCGCAAGGTCCTGAAGATCGCCAAGGAACCGATTTCCATGGAAACCCCGATCGGCGACGACGAAGACAGCCATCTGGGCGACTTCATCGAGGACATCCAGGCGCTGTCGCCGGTGGATTCCGCCACCGCCGAAGGCCTGCGCGAAGCCACCCGCTCCGTGCTGGCCGGCCTGACGGCCCGGGAGTCCAAGGTGCTGCGGATGCGTTTCGGCATCGAGATGAACACGGACCACACGCTGGAAGAGGTCGGCAAGCAGTTCGACGTCACCCGCGAGCGGATCCGTCAGATCGAAGCCAAGGCCCTGCGCAAGCTGCGTCACCCGTCGCGGTCCGACCACCTGCGTGGCTTCATCGACGATCACAACAGCTCGACCTGA
- a CDS encoding FMN-binding glutamate synthase family protein, producing MSNESTQHAERDPHAGLRESATFDRTTMAEIRRAAETGIYDIRGFGAKRKLPHFDDLLFLGASMSRYPLEGYREKCNTAVTLGDRFARKPIQLDIPVTIAGMSFGALSANAKEALGRGASEVGTSTTTGDGGMTAEERGQSKKLVYQYLPSRYGMNPDDLRKADAIEVVLGQGAKPGGGGMLLGQKISDRVAQMRTLPKGIDQRSACRHPDWTGPDDLAIKIQELREITDWQVPIYIKVGATRTYYDVKLAVKAGADVVVVDGMQGGTAATQDVFIEHVGIPTLAAIPQAVQALQEMGMHRKVQLIVSGGIRNGADVAKCMALGADAVAIGTAALIALGCNHPRYDEEFHQIGSAAGFYDDYQEGRDPTGISTQDPALSQRLDPVAAGHRLANYLRVLTLEAQTLARACGKNDLRNLEPEDLVALTVEVSAMARVPLAGTNWVPGQGF from the coding sequence ATGAGCAACGAATCCACCCAGCACGCTGAACGCGACCCGCACGCGGGTCTGCGCGAATCGGCCACGTTCGACCGCACCACCATGGCGGAAATCCGCCGCGCGGCGGAAACCGGCATCTACGACATCCGCGGCTTCGGCGCGAAGCGCAAGCTGCCGCACTTCGACGACCTGCTGTTCCTGGGGGCGAGCATGTCCCGCTATCCGCTGGAAGGCTATCGCGAGAAGTGCAACACGGCGGTCACCCTGGGCGATCGCTTCGCCAGGAAACCGATCCAACTGGACATCCCGGTGACCATCGCCGGCATGAGTTTCGGTGCCCTGTCCGCCAACGCCAAGGAAGCGCTGGGCCGCGGCGCCTCGGAAGTGGGCACCTCCACCACGACCGGTGACGGCGGCATGACCGCCGAAGAGCGCGGCCAGTCGAAGAAGCTGGTGTACCAGTACCTGCCGTCGCGTTACGGCATGAACCCGGACGACCTGCGCAAGGCGGATGCCATCGAGGTGGTGCTGGGGCAGGGCGCCAAGCCCGGTGGCGGCGGCATGCTGCTGGGGCAGAAAATCAGCGACCGGGTGGCCCAGATGCGCACCCTGCCGAAAGGCATCGACCAGCGCTCGGCCTGCCGTCATCCGGACTGGACCGGTCCCGACGATCTGGCCATCAAGATCCAGGAGCTGCGCGAGATCACCGACTGGCAGGTGCCCATCTACATCAAGGTGGGCGCCACCCGCACCTATTACGACGTCAAGCTGGCGGTGAAGGCCGGGGCCGACGTGGTGGTGGTCGACGGCATGCAGGGCGGCACCGCCGCCACCCAGGATGTGTTCATCGAACACGTGGGCATACCCACCCTGGCGGCGATTCCCCAGGCGGTCCAGGCGCTGCAGGAGATGGGCATGCACCGCAAGGTACAGCTGATCGTCTCCGGCGGCATCCGCAACGGCGCCGACGTGGCCAAGTGCATGGCGCTGGGGGCGGACGCGGTCGCCATCGGTACGGCAGCGCTGATCGCGCTGGGCTGTAACCACCCCCGCTATGACGAGGAGTTCCACCAGATCGGCTCCGCCGCCGGGTTCTACGACGACTACCAGGAGGGCCGCGACCCCACCGGTATCTCCACCCAGGACCCGGCGCTGAGCCAGCGTCTTGACCCGGTGGCCGCCGGACATCGTCTGGCCAACTACCTGCGCGTGCTGACCCTGGAGGCCCAGACCCTGGCGCGGGCCTGCGGCAAGAACGACCTGCGCAACCTGGAACCCGAGGATCTGGTGGCGCTGACCGTCGAAGTCTCCGCCATGGCGCGCGTCCCGCTGGCCGGCACCAACTGGGTGCCCGGCCAGGGCTTCTAG
- the amt gene encoding ammonium transporter: protein MENVGLELGYALDTFYFLMCAALVMWMAAGFAMLEAGLVRGKNTVEILNKNALLYGVACVVYLVVGYNIMYPGDPVNSVIPGLDFLLGADNATADVVAGGDGAPYYSTMADFIFQAVFAAATMSIVSGAVAERMRLWPFLIFAVVMVAVIYPVEGYWKWGGGFLDQLGFQDFAGSVVVHMAGASAALAAVILLGPRKGKYGPNGEVRAIPGANLPMATLGMFILWMGWFGFNGGSELKISNVDEANAVAKIFVNTNAAAAAGMVVAALLARALFGKTDLTMTINGALAGLVSITAEPLQPSAGTATLIGAVGGVIVVGSVLLLDRLKLDDPVGAISVHGTAGIWGVFAVLFSNADATFMGQLIGTVATFAWMFLASFVVLYLIKQTMGIRVSDEEESAGMDVYECGMQAYPEFMVGSASPASGTPSGGKAAEAKPSGSQPSFSPAQKPVGG, encoded by the coding sequence ATGGAAAACGTAGGGCTCGAACTCGGGTACGCACTCGATACCTTCTATTTCCTGATGTGTGCGGCGCTGGTGATGTGGATGGCGGCGGGGTTCGCCATGCTGGAAGCCGGGCTCGTCAGGGGCAAGAACACGGTGGAAATCCTTAACAAGAACGCGCTGTTGTACGGCGTGGCCTGTGTGGTCTACCTGGTGGTGGGCTACAACATCATGTATCCCGGGGATCCGGTGAACTCGGTCATCCCGGGGCTGGATTTCCTGCTGGGCGCGGACAACGCCACGGCCGATGTGGTCGCCGGCGGTGATGGCGCGCCTTACTACTCCACCATGGCGGATTTCATCTTCCAGGCGGTGTTCGCGGCGGCGACCATGTCGATCGTCTCCGGTGCCGTCGCCGAGCGCATGCGCCTGTGGCCGTTCCTGATCTTCGCCGTTGTGATGGTGGCGGTGATCTATCCGGTGGAAGGCTACTGGAAGTGGGGCGGCGGTTTCCTGGACCAGTTGGGCTTCCAGGACTTTGCCGGCTCCGTGGTGGTGCACATGGCCGGAGCCTCGGCCGCTCTGGCGGCGGTGATCCTGTTGGGGCCGCGCAAGGGCAAGTACGGCCCCAACGGTGAAGTGCGCGCCATTCCCGGCGCCAACCTGCCGATGGCGACCCTGGGTATGTTCATCCTGTGGATGGGCTGGTTCGGCTTTAACGGCGGCTCGGAGCTGAAAATTTCCAACGTCGACGAAGCCAACGCGGTGGCCAAGATCTTCGTCAACACCAACGCCGCGGCGGCGGCCGGCATGGTCGTGGCGGCACTGCTGGCCCGGGCCCTGTTCGGCAAGACCGACCTGACCATGACCATCAACGGCGCGCTGGCGGGCCTGGTGTCGATCACCGCCGAACCGCTGCAGCCGTCCGCGGGCACGGCCACCCTGATTGGCGCCGTGGGTGGCGTGATCGTGGTGGGCTCCGTCCTGCTGCTGGACCGCCTGAAACTGGACGATCCCGTCGGCGCCATCTCCGTGCACGGCACCGCCGGCATCTGGGGCGTCTTCGCGGTTCTGTTCAGCAACGCCGACGCCACCTTCATGGGCCAGTTGATCGGCACCGTCGCGACCTTCGCCTGGATGTTCCTGGCCAGCTTCGTGGTGCTCTATCTGATCAAGCAGACCATGGGTATCCGCGTCAGCGATGAAGAGGAAAGCGCCGGCATGGACGTTTACGAATGCGGCATGCAGGCCTACCCGGAGTTCATGGTCGGCTCCGCCAGCCCGGCAAGCGGCACCCCATCAGGCGGCAAGGCCGCGGAGGCCAAGCCTTCCGGCTCGCAGCCGTCATTCTCCCCGGCGCAGAAGCCGGTTGGTGGCTGA
- the folD gene encoding bifunctional methylenetetrahydrofolate dehydrogenase/methenyltetrahydrofolate cyclohydrolase FolD produces MSTATIINGREVAAQLRRDIAGMVQARIEQGRSRPGLAVVLVGEDPASSVYVNSKIKACEEAGFLSRSFHLADTTAESELLALIDRLNGDASIHGILVQLPLPEHIDVPTVVERISPAKDVDGFHPFNLGRLAAKTPTLRPCTPYGCMRLLDAYGIDPGGQHAVVVGASNIVGRPAALELLLRGATVTVCHVRTRDLPAELARADIVLVAIGQPRFIRAEWLRPGATVIDVGINRLASGKLVGDVDFDAALDRVGAITPVPGGVGPMTIACLLQNTLEACEALDG; encoded by the coding sequence GTGAGCACAGCCACAATCATCAACGGACGGGAGGTCGCGGCGCAGTTGCGTCGCGACATCGCCGGCATGGTCCAGGCCCGCATCGAGCAGGGGCGTTCGCGCCCGGGGCTGGCGGTGGTACTGGTGGGCGAAGACCCGGCCTCCAGCGTTTATGTGAACAGCAAGATCAAGGCCTGTGAGGAGGCAGGATTCCTGTCGCGCAGCTTCCACCTGGCGGATACCACAGCCGAGTCGGAGCTGCTGGCCCTGATTGACCGGTTGAACGGGGATGCGTCGATTCACGGGATCCTGGTGCAGTTACCGCTGCCGGAGCACATCGACGTCCCCACGGTGGTCGAGCGCATCAGCCCGGCCAAGGACGTGGACGGCTTCCACCCCTTCAACCTGGGGCGTCTGGCGGCGAAGACGCCGACGCTGCGGCCCTGCACACCCTATGGCTGTATGCGCCTGCTCGATGCTTACGGCATCGATCCCGGCGGTCAGCATGCGGTGGTGGTGGGGGCGTCCAACATCGTCGGCCGACCGGCGGCGCTGGAGTTGCTGCTGCGTGGCGCCACCGTGACCGTGTGCCATGTGAGAACCCGGGATTTGCCGGCGGAGCTGGCGCGGGCCGACATCGTGCTGGTGGCCATCGGTCAGCCTCGCTTTATCCGGGCGGAGTGGCTCAGGCCGGGGGCGACGGTAATCGACGTGGGCATCAACCGACTGGCATCCGGCAAGCTGGTGGGGGACGTGGATTTCGACGCCGCGCTGGATCGGGTCGGGGCCATCACGCCGGTACCCGGTGGTGTCGGGCCCATGACCATCGCCTGCCTGCTGCAGAACACCCTGGAAGCCTGTGAAGCGCTGGACGGCTGA